A window of the Radiobacillus deserti genome harbors these coding sequences:
- a CDS encoding sensor domain-containing diguanylate cyclase, with translation MDLNKQRGLDIDIFADRSNLEITNYFSDLVFVMSVEQGTFYYYFMNKSAQAHTNLTENSYGKKLQDVLPEKETIKIQKEYEECVSRRDIHVYEDHFMSGNDKIYSHTVLTPILDEKNVCQFVLGVTRNISEKQEYENQLLNLAYYDDLTNVFNRRGFGQALNEELEKAKSEQSILAVMFLDGDNFKQVNDTYGHEYGDHLLKQIAHRLVQHSKTNLVARIGGDEFAILLTSYSTVSQPHVFCEQLINQFNQRFIIENQAITVTLSIGVAIYPEHGNTPQELLRNADRALYMTKRSGKNNFHIYD, from the coding sequence ATGGATCTAAACAAACAAAGAGGACTTGATATAGATATTTTTGCCGATCGGTCTAATTTAGAAATTACAAATTACTTTTCCGACCTTGTTTTTGTTATGAGTGTAGAACAAGGCACTTTTTATTATTATTTTATGAATAAATCAGCACAAGCGCATACGAACCTAACTGAAAATAGTTATGGGAAGAAGCTCCAGGATGTGTTACCAGAAAAGGAAACCATTAAGATTCAAAAGGAATATGAAGAATGTGTATCTCGCCGCGATATTCATGTATATGAAGATCACTTTATGAGCGGAAATGATAAAATATATAGTCATACGGTTTTAACCCCCATATTGGACGAAAAGAATGTCTGTCAATTTGTCCTGGGTGTGACGAGAAACATCTCAGAGAAACAAGAATACGAAAATCAACTTCTTAACCTCGCCTATTACGATGATTTAACGAATGTATTCAATCGAAGAGGCTTTGGTCAGGCCTTAAATGAAGAATTAGAAAAAGCAAAAAGTGAGCAATCTATTCTAGCTGTTATGTTTCTAGATGGGGATAACTTCAAGCAAGTAAATGATACATATGGACACGAATACGGTGATCATCTGTTAAAGCAAATAGCGCATCGCCTAGTACAACATAGTAAAACGAACTTAGTTGCCAGAATTGGTGGAGATGAATTTGCTATTCTTTTAACATCCTATTCTACTGTGAGCCAACCTCACGTATTCTGCGAACAATTAATTAATCAATTCAATCAACGTTTTATAATAGAAAACCAAGCCATAACCGTTACGCTTTCAATAGGAGTAGCTATTTATCCGGAACATGGGAACACTCCACAGGAATTACTCCGAAATGCTGATAGAGCCTTATATATGACGAAAAGATCCGGCAAAAATAATTTTCATATTTACGACTAA
- a CDS encoding MFS transporter encodes MANQESLVPLKSLLFCFHASNTIIVSFLPLYLQFKGLSGTEIGLVLAIGPLASIFAQPFWGYMSDKYRTVKRILMICLIGLLVSSVIFFQMNSLIAILGMAAIFYFFISPIGALGDSLAQRRADALGKSFGTIRTWGSIGFAISSLVVGEILARTGIQYMIWPYLFFGLACLAMCFTLVDVPTKSQKSIQLKDVKLLIQNPPFIIFLFLVMFITITHRTSDSFIGIYIAQLGGGEGLIGISWFLGVASEALVFALAGFWFRKFPPLIFIIIAGLLYSVRWYMYAVFDDPALIVAFQFLHGLTFGVFYLSAFQYVTRLIPENLQATGHLVFVSVFFGLSGIIGSLGGGALIDSAGGGFLYGCMGTLAFIGAILLLIYHVLPFGKETKQKKMKVSS; translated from the coding sequence GTGGCAAATCAGGAATCACTTGTACCATTGAAATCACTTTTGTTCTGTTTTCATGCGTCAAACACGATTATTGTTAGTTTTTTACCGCTATATTTGCAATTCAAAGGTTTAAGCGGAACGGAAATCGGTTTGGTCTTAGCAATTGGGCCGTTAGCTTCTATCTTTGCACAACCCTTTTGGGGATATATGAGTGATAAGTATCGAACGGTTAAGAGAATATTGATGATTTGTTTAATCGGGTTACTTGTTAGCAGTGTTATTTTCTTTCAAATGAATTCCTTAATCGCTATCCTAGGAATGGCAGCCATCTTTTACTTTTTTATTTCTCCGATTGGTGCGTTAGGAGATAGCCTTGCTCAAAGAAGAGCGGATGCATTAGGTAAGTCGTTTGGAACCATTCGAACATGGGGCTCTATTGGGTTCGCAATTTCCTCTTTAGTGGTTGGGGAGATTTTAGCCAGAACCGGTATTCAATATATGATATGGCCCTATCTATTCTTTGGGTTAGCATGCTTAGCGATGTGTTTTACCTTAGTGGATGTTCCAACTAAGAGTCAAAAATCAATTCAACTAAAAGATGTAAAGCTACTCATTCAGAATCCGCCCTTTATTATTTTTTTGTTTTTAGTGATGTTTATTACAATCACGCACCGAACGAGCGACAGCTTTATTGGCATATACATTGCTCAATTAGGTGGAGGAGAAGGTTTGATTGGGATTTCTTGGTTCCTTGGAGTAGCGAGTGAAGCACTTGTCTTCGCATTAGCGGGGTTCTGGTTTAGAAAGTTTCCCCCACTCATTTTTATTATAATTGCAGGCCTTCTTTATAGTGTTCGTTGGTATATGTATGCTGTATTTGATGATCCAGCGCTTATTGTTGCCTTTCAATTTTTACATGGATTGACGTTTGGCGTGTTTTATTTATCTGCTTTTCAGTATGTGACCAGACTTATTCCGGAAAACCTGCAGGCAACCGGACATTTAGTGTTTGTTTCTGTATTCTTTGGATTATCAGGTATTATTGGTTCTTTAGGTGGAGGGGCCTTAATCGATTCAGCAGGAGGAGGTTTTTTATACGGGTGTATGGGAACTCTTGCATTTATTGGCGCCATTCTTTTACTTATCTATCATGTATTACCATTTGGTAAAGAAACAAAGCAGAAAAAAATGAAAGTGAGTTCCTAG
- a CDS encoding ABC transporter substrate-binding protein — MKKGLWKGIASGFAALLLLSACGSGGESASGGSGESSTTYKIGATQITEHPSLDAAYDGFQEALADAGLDVEYDLQSAQNDPNNASVIANNFVADNVDLIFANSTPSAIGALQATKEIPIVFTSVTDAVGAGLVESMDEPGENITGVLDLHPDAIKNTVSFIDQYFKGAKVGLIYNAGEQNSVSQIEAVKDATDGTSLELVERTVATSADVQQAANTLVSDVDVFYIITDNTVVSALDSVIGVANEQDIPLIVGEPDSLKKGGFATFGIDYHTIGYRAGEIAVDILKGEKTTADIPVEYPAEMQLFINKKAAEEQGVEWNSDWDENAQLVEAE; from the coding sequence ATGAAAAAAGGGTTGTGGAAAGGGATTGCGAGTGGGTTCGCAGCGTTGCTTTTACTGTCCGCGTGTGGCAGTGGCGGTGAGAGTGCCAGCGGTGGATCTGGGGAGAGCTCGACGACGTATAAAATAGGAGCGACACAAATTACAGAGCACCCATCTCTTGATGCAGCATACGATGGATTCCAAGAGGCTTTAGCAGATGCGGGATTAGACGTGGAATATGATTTGCAAAGCGCACAAAATGATCCGAACAATGCGAGTGTCATTGCTAATAACTTCGTTGCAGATAATGTAGATTTAATTTTTGCAAACTCTACACCTAGTGCAATTGGTGCGTTACAAGCAACGAAAGAAATTCCGATTGTATTTACATCTGTGACAGATGCGGTAGGGGCAGGTCTAGTGGAATCCATGGATGAACCAGGTGAGAATATAACAGGTGTCCTTGATTTACATCCGGATGCCATTAAAAATACAGTAAGCTTTATTGATCAGTACTTTAAAGGAGCAAAAGTTGGACTCATTTATAACGCTGGGGAACAAAATTCTGTTTCACAGATTGAAGCGGTGAAGGACGCTACCGATGGAACGAGCCTAGAGCTTGTGGAAAGAACCGTCGCAACTTCTGCTGATGTGCAGCAAGCGGCAAATACACTAGTTAGTGACGTAGATGTATTTTATATCATTACGGATAACACCGTTGTTTCTGCTTTGGATAGTGTCATTGGGGTAGCGAATGAACAAGATATTCCATTGATTGTTGGGGAGCCGGATTCTCTTAAAAAAGGTGGATTTGCAACGTTTGGTATTGATTATCATACAATTGGATACCGTGCTGGTGAAATAGCAGTTGACATTTTAAAAGGGGAAAAAACAACCGCAGATATTCCGGTTGAATACCCCGCTGAAATGCAGCTCTTTATAAATAAAAAAGCGGCAGAGGAACAAGGGGTAGAATGGAATTCAGATTGGGATGAGAACGCACAACTAGTAGAAGCTGAATAA
- the nadE gene encoding ammonia-dependent NAD(+) synthetase: MSLQQQIAQELNVKSTIDPKQEIRRRIDFMKEYVLLTGAKGFVLGISGGQDSSLAGRLAQLATEELIAEGKDIDFYAVRLPHGTQADEDDAQLALSFIQPNHEVRFDILETVDAFAKSYEKQMGERLSDFNKGNVKARTRMIAQYAIGGQKGLLVIGTDHAAEAVTGFFTKYGDGGADLLPLTGLTKRQGKQLLQELGAPARLYEKAPTADLLDDTPQQADEAELGLTYDHIDNYLEGKQVSPSVAKQIERRYQMTEHKRQVPASMFDDWWKR; encoded by the coding sequence ATGTCGTTACAACAACAAATTGCACAAGAATTAAACGTGAAGTCGACGATTGACCCTAAACAAGAAATAAGAAGACGTATAGATTTTATGAAAGAATATGTGCTTTTAACTGGTGCAAAAGGATTCGTTCTAGGAATTAGTGGTGGACAAGATTCTTCCTTGGCTGGAAGATTAGCGCAGCTTGCAACGGAAGAATTAATTGCAGAAGGAAAAGACATTGATTTTTATGCGGTTCGGCTTCCTCATGGTACACAAGCAGATGAGGATGATGCACAGTTAGCTCTTTCCTTTATTCAACCAAACCATGAGGTTCGATTTGATATTTTAGAAACGGTTGATGCCTTTGCGAAAAGCTATGAAAAGCAAATGGGGGAAAGGTTAAGTGATTTTAATAAAGGAAATGTCAAAGCGAGAACCAGAATGATCGCACAATATGCAATTGGTGGGCAAAAAGGGTTACTTGTTATTGGAACGGACCATGCTGCGGAAGCGGTGACTGGATTTTTTACGAAGTATGGAGATGGGGGCGCGGATCTGCTTCCGCTTACGGGCTTGACGAAACGGCAAGGCAAGCAGCTTTTACAGGAGCTAGGTGCCCCAGCTCGACTTTACGAAAAAGCACCTACTGCCGATTTGCTAGACGATACGCCGCAACAAGCGGACGAAGCAGAGCTTGGATTAACCTATGATCATATTGACAATTACTTGGAAGGGAAACAAGTCTCGCCGTCGGTTGCGAAACAGATTGAACGTCGTTACCAAATGACAGAGCATAAGCGGCAAGTACCAGCTTCAATGTTCGATGATTGGTGGAAACGATAG
- a CDS encoding cation diffusion facilitator family transporter — MSFFKLLKKGNKSALIAAIVNTIISAVKGIAFFFTGNVAMFAETMHSLGDAANQFFVFIGSALSKRPPSRRFPNGFGRLVNLVLLGAVLIVGIMSYETVKEGILHIIDPIDSEGFLINIAVLTIAVVLELYVLFKAMKEINHEVGSEATGLLVISSSLKNYRKAKPATKLVFLEDSVATSGGALAIIAILISHYTDFHQAEGIASVLIGAMMFFVVGRVFLDNAAGVLGEADYEMQNKIGNLIMVDPDVKDIPEIAVMKEGEELHVEVVIEVDKKLTIEQADDIKDRLEDTIMKQQGVTDVIIEFDENDRIRKWKSTE; from the coding sequence ATGAGTTTCTTTAAATTGTTAAAAAAAGGAAATAAGTCAGCGCTTATTGCAGCAATTGTTAATACAATTATTTCAGCCGTTAAAGGTATAGCCTTTTTCTTTACGGGAAATGTAGCAATGTTTGCAGAAACAATGCATAGCCTTGGTGATGCCGCCAATCAATTTTTTGTATTTATAGGTTCAGCATTAAGCAAACGGCCACCTAGTAGACGTTTTCCAAACGGATTCGGAAGACTCGTGAATTTAGTGTTATTAGGTGCAGTATTAATTGTTGGAATTATGTCTTATGAAACCGTAAAAGAGGGCATTTTACATATTATTGATCCTATCGATTCAGAGGGGTTTCTAATTAATATTGCGGTATTGACTATTGCTGTAGTGTTAGAACTGTATGTGCTATTTAAAGCAATGAAGGAGATTAATCATGAGGTTGGTAGTGAGGCAACTGGATTATTAGTTATTTCAAGTAGTTTAAAAAATTATCGAAAAGCAAAGCCTGCAACAAAGCTGGTTTTTTTAGAAGATTCTGTCGCAACATCCGGTGGGGCACTAGCAATTATTGCTATTCTCATTTCTCATTACACGGACTTTCACCAAGCGGAAGGGATTGCTTCCGTATTAATTGGGGCTATGATGTTTTTTGTAGTAGGAAGAGTCTTCTTGGATAATGCTGCAGGTGTGTTGGGTGAAGCGGATTATGAAATGCAAAACAAAATTGGGAATTTAATTATGGTGGATCCGGATGTGAAAGATATTCCGGAGATTGCGGTTATGAAAGAAGGCGAAGAGCTTCACGTAGAAGTGGTGATTGAAGTAGATAAGAAGCTTACGATTGAACAAGCTGATGATATTAAAGATAGGCTGGAAGATACGATTATGAAGCAACAAGGAGTAACAGATGTCATTATTGAATTTGATGAAAATGATAGGATAAGGAAATGGAAGTCAACCGAGTGA
- a CDS encoding cold-shock protein, with the protein MNNGTVKWFNADKGFGFIEVEGGDDVFVHFSAIQGEGFKTLEEGQAVTFDIEEGARGPQAANVNKA; encoded by the coding sequence ATGAATAACGGTACTGTAAAATGGTTTAACGCAGACAAAGGTTTTGGATTTATCGAAGTTGAAGGTGGAGACGACGTATTCGTACACTTCTCTGCAATTCAAGGCGAAGGTTTCAAAACTCTTGAAGAAGGTCAAGCGGTAACTTTCGATATCGAAGAAGGCGCTCGCGGACCACAAGCTGCTAACGTAAATAAAGCGTAA
- a CDS encoding M15 family metallopeptidase has product MFENRHFFKQKNVPMPTELHPIVASNMQELITQAKDIGINILITDEWRSIEEQNALYEQGRSQDGSIVTNVEGGESYHNYGLAIDFAIELDNGDVIWDMAYDGNKNKQADWMEVVEIAKSLGFEWGGDWKNFKDYPHLQMDFGLSISELQRGKRPPKEKDA; this is encoded by the coding sequence TTGTTTGAAAATCGCCACTTTTTTAAACAAAAGAATGTGCCGATGCCGACAGAATTACACCCTATTGTCGCGTCTAACATGCAAGAACTCATCACGCAAGCAAAAGATATCGGAATTAACATATTAATAACAGATGAGTGGCGTTCCATCGAAGAGCAAAATGCATTATATGAACAAGGACGTTCCCAAGACGGAAGCATCGTTACGAATGTGGAAGGAGGAGAGTCTTACCATAACTATGGACTTGCCATTGATTTTGCCATTGAGCTGGATAATGGAGATGTGATTTGGGACATGGCCTATGATGGAAACAAAAATAAACAAGCGGATTGGATGGAAGTTGTAGAAATCGCAAAGTCTTTAGGATTTGAATGGGGCGGGGATTGGAAGAATTTCAAGGACTACCCGCACCTACAAATGGATTTTGGGCTATCGATATCGGAGCTACAACGTGGAAAACGCCCACCAAAAGAAAAAGACGCCTAA
- a CDS encoding GNAT family N-acetyltransferase, giving the protein MSSVTIKSLITQDEWREAYPVMKHLRTHLEEKEFLELVEQAQEKDHYQLAALCSDGKMVAVIGYMPMITLYNGKFIWVCDLVTKPEVRSQGYGEQLLSYVEQWAKEHGYGKISLSSGIQRLDAHRFYEDKMDYRKVSYVFLKDL; this is encoded by the coding sequence ATGAGCTCTGTTACGATTAAATCTCTAATTACACAGGATGAGTGGCGGGAAGCCTATCCTGTGATGAAGCACCTACGAACCCACTTGGAGGAAAAAGAATTCCTTGAACTTGTAGAACAAGCGCAAGAAAAAGACCACTATCAACTAGCAGCTCTTTGTTCAGATGGAAAAATGGTAGCCGTCATTGGTTATATGCCGATGATTACGCTGTACAATGGAAAATTTATTTGGGTCTGTGACCTCGTCACAAAGCCAGAAGTCCGTTCTCAAGGATACGGTGAACAGTTGCTCTCTTATGTGGAACAATGGGCGAAAGAGCACGGGTACGGTAAAATCTCCCTATCATCAGGCATACAGCGATTAGACGCCCACCGCTTCTATGAGGATAAAATGGATTATCGAAAAGTAAGCTATGTGTTTTTAAAAGACTTATAA
- a CDS encoding hotdog fold thioesterase encodes MSLFRTKDTLMEQLGIEIKDIKPDGTCVATMPVDHRTHQPFGYLHGGASVALAETVVSLGAANLVDLEKQAVFGQEINANHVRSKKDGIVTATASVIYQGRSSMVYEARIADEKDRLISICRCTIAVVDKR; translated from the coding sequence ATGAGTTTATTCCGTACAAAGGATACCTTAATGGAACAATTAGGGATTGAAATTAAGGACATTAAACCAGATGGTACATGTGTGGCAACCATGCCAGTAGATCATAGGACGCATCAGCCATTTGGTTATCTTCACGGTGGCGCTTCTGTCGCACTTGCAGAAACGGTTGTAAGTTTAGGTGCAGCAAATTTAGTCGATTTGGAAAAACAAGCGGTGTTCGGTCAGGAAATAAATGCAAATCATGTTCGTTCCAAAAAAGATGGAATCGTGACTGCGACTGCATCGGTTATCTATCAAGGAAGAAGCAGTATGGTATATGAAGCTCGTATTGCGGATGAAAAGGATCGATTAATATCCATCTGTCGGTGTACGATTGCGGTTGTGGACAAACGGTAA
- the pepT gene encoding peptidase T, protein MRQDILNRLTKYVKVDTQSNENNESCPSTEGQLVLANMLVEELKEIGMEDVTMDENGYVMATLPANTDEELPTIGFLAHVDTATDFTGKNVNPQVHSDYDGKDIVLNKELGVVLSPKEFPELQNYVGHTLITTDGTTLLGADNKAGIAEIMTAMDYLIQHPELKHGRIRVAFTPDEEIGRGPHKFNVEAFDADYAYTMDGGPLGELQYESFNAAAAKLTFKGNNVHPGTAKGKMVNSTKIAMEFHSKLPVEEAPEHTEGYEGFYHLISFSGDVEETKLYYIIRDHDRDKFTAKKEKVEAITTELRQKYGEESILLDMKDQYYNMREKIEPVKEIVDKAYNAMKKLDIEPIVQPIRGGTDGSQLSFMGLPTPNVFTGGENYHGKFEYISLDNMEKAVHVILEIVKP, encoded by the coding sequence GTGAGACAAGATATTTTAAACAGACTTACGAAATACGTAAAAGTTGACACGCAGTCTAATGAAAACAATGAATCCTGCCCCTCAACGGAAGGACAATTGGTACTTGCAAATATGCTTGTTGAGGAATTAAAAGAAATTGGGATGGAAGACGTAACGATGGATGAAAACGGCTATGTCATGGCCACACTCCCTGCAAATACCGATGAGGAGCTGCCTACCATTGGCTTTTTGGCTCATGTCGATACAGCAACGGACTTCACAGGTAAAAATGTAAACCCACAAGTACATAGTGATTACGATGGAAAGGATATCGTATTAAATAAAGAATTAGGAGTCGTACTATCTCCTAAAGAATTCCCTGAGCTTCAAAACTATGTTGGCCACACGTTAATCACTACAGATGGTACAACGTTATTGGGGGCAGACAATAAAGCGGGGATTGCAGAAATTATGACAGCGATGGATTACCTTATCCAACACCCTGAACTAAAGCATGGTAGAATCCGTGTTGCGTTTACACCAGATGAAGAGATTGGAAGAGGTCCTCATAAATTTAATGTAGAAGCTTTCGATGCAGATTATGCCTACACAATGGACGGAGGACCACTTGGCGAATTACAATACGAAAGCTTCAATGCTGCTGCAGCCAAGTTAACCTTTAAAGGAAACAACGTTCATCCCGGTACGGCAAAAGGCAAAATGGTGAACTCCACTAAAATTGCCATGGAGTTCCATAGCAAGCTACCTGTAGAAGAAGCGCCTGAACATACGGAAGGGTATGAAGGATTTTATCACCTTATTTCCTTTAGTGGGGATGTAGAAGAGACAAAGCTTTATTACATTATTCGTGATCATGATCGTGATAAATTCACAGCTAAAAAAGAAAAAGTGGAAGCTATTACGACCGAGCTCCGTCAAAAGTATGGGGAAGAGAGCATTTTGTTAGATATGAAGGATCAATACTACAACATGAGAGAAAAAATTGAGCCAGTTAAAGAGATTGTGGATAAGGCGTACAACGCAATGAAAAAGCTGGATATCGAACCAATCGTTCAGCCAATACGTGGTGGTACCGATGGTTCTCAGTTATCGTTTATGGGCTTACCGACCCCAAATGTATTTACTGGCGGTGAAAACTATCACGGAAAATTCGAATACATTTCTCTTGATAATATGGAAAAAGCAGTTCACGTTATTTTAGAGATTGTTAAGCCTTAA
- a CDS encoding NAD(P)/FAD-dependent oxidoreductase yields the protein MTNSIIIGAGIVGVSTAYHLAKAGQQVTIIDRESEGQATAAAAGIVCPWLSQRRNKAWYALAKGGAAYYPRLIQELEAAGETSTGYKQVGTLSIHSDPKKLDAMIKRAEKRREQAPEIGELTTLGPEQVRNMFPPLAEGYGAVHVSGGARVDGAALRDSLLRATRKLGADYIQGEASLWTNRQDINGVVVNGQQLEADQVVITAGAWAGNILTPLNLSFQVEPQKAQIIHLRLANTDTSSWPVVMPPSDHYVLSFDQGRIVIGTTHENGVGFDTRVTASGIKEILDKALHIAPGLADAEILETRVGFRPVTPNYLPVFGAVPTYKRLYIANGLGSSGLTSGPFIGRELANSIMGNSTDVEMELYDVTQALQ from the coding sequence ATGACCAATTCCATCATAATCGGGGCAGGAATTGTTGGTGTCTCCACAGCTTATCATTTAGCAAAGGCAGGACAACAAGTAACCATAATAGACCGTGAATCGGAAGGACAAGCAACAGCTGCAGCCGCTGGCATTGTATGTCCTTGGCTATCACAGCGTAGAAATAAGGCTTGGTATGCGTTAGCTAAAGGTGGCGCTGCTTATTATCCTAGACTGATTCAAGAATTAGAGGCTGCCGGTGAAACATCCACAGGATATAAACAGGTTGGTACATTAAGCATTCATTCAGACCCAAAGAAACTAGATGCCATGATTAAGAGAGCAGAAAAGAGACGTGAACAAGCACCGGAAATAGGAGAGCTTACTACATTGGGGCCCGAACAAGTAAGAAATATGTTCCCACCCCTTGCGGAAGGCTATGGTGCTGTACACGTAAGTGGCGGTGCAAGAGTAGACGGAGCTGCACTACGTGATTCCTTGCTTAGAGCTACGCGAAAGCTAGGCGCAGATTACATACAAGGAGAAGCAAGTCTTTGGACTAATAGACAGGATATTAATGGGGTTGTAGTAAATGGTCAGCAACTAGAAGCAGACCAAGTTGTCATAACTGCTGGAGCATGGGCTGGAAATATACTTACTCCTCTAAACCTCTCATTCCAAGTAGAACCACAAAAAGCGCAAATTATTCACTTACGCCTAGCTAACACAGATACTAGTTCATGGCCAGTCGTCATGCCTCCTAGTGATCATTATGTATTATCTTTTGACCAAGGAAGAATTGTTATCGGAACCACTCATGAAAACGGAGTAGGATTTGATACTCGAGTTACGGCTTCTGGTATAAAAGAAATTCTGGATAAGGCATTACATATTGCACCTGGACTGGCAGACGCAGAGATATTGGAAACGCGTGTTGGGTTTAGACCGGTCACCCCTAACTATTTACCAGTTTTTGGGGCTGTTCCAACTTATAAAAGGTTATATATTGCCAATGGATTAGGCTCCTCTGGACTTACATCAGGACCGTTTATAGGAAGGGAATTGGCCAATAGTATAATGGGCAATTCCACAGATGTTGAGATGGAGCTTTATGATGTAACTCAAGCATTGCAATAA
- a CDS encoding ABC transporter permease: protein MFISIFGAVESGVIYAIMALGVYLSFRVLDFPDLTVDGSFVTGSSVAAISIVSGVPPVLATLFALLAGFLAGCITGVLHTKGKINPLLAGILMMIALYSINLRIMGRPTLPMLNEPTIFKQIGDWWASLGIDQAITSWLTNMGLQQTPSTWSVLFFMIVLLALIKLCIDFFLKTEVGLALRATGDNQKMIRSFSANTDFLIIIGLGLSNGLVAMSGGLIAQYGGFSDVNMGTGMIIIGLASVIIGEASFGTKTIVRTTLAVLLGAVVYRIVVTIALQVGFLETGDMKLITALLVIAALVVPKIIKGRKEKLRRQRKRAALSVKEG, encoded by the coding sequence ATGTTTATATCAATATTTGGGGCTGTGGAATCGGGTGTTATTTATGCAATAATGGCTCTCGGTGTCTATTTATCATTTCGTGTGCTTGATTTCCCGGATCTAACAGTAGATGGAAGTTTTGTGACAGGATCATCTGTTGCTGCTATTTCAATCGTTAGTGGGGTACCTCCTGTCCTCGCAACCTTATTTGCTCTTTTAGCAGGTTTTCTAGCAGGGTGTATCACAGGTGTTCTGCACACGAAGGGGAAAATTAACCCACTATTAGCGGGTATTTTGATGATGATAGCTTTATATTCCATTAATCTACGGATTATGGGGAGACCAACCTTACCAATGTTAAATGAGCCGACCATCTTTAAACAAATTGGAGATTGGTGGGCATCTTTAGGAATTGATCAAGCAATAACTAGTTGGTTGACGAACATGGGGCTACAGCAAACACCGAGTACTTGGTCTGTTTTATTTTTTATGATCGTATTATTAGCACTTATAAAATTATGTATCGATTTCTTCTTGAAAACGGAAGTTGGCTTAGCTCTTCGTGCAACGGGAGATAACCAAAAAATGATTCGGAGTTTTTCTGCCAATACTGATTTTCTCATCATTATTGGACTGGGTTTGTCAAACGGACTTGTTGCAATGTCAGGAGGGCTGATCGCTCAGTACGGAGGCTTTTCTGATGTGAATATGGGGACAGGAATGATCATCATTGGGTTAGCTTCTGTCATTATTGGAGAAGCGTCGTTTGGAACAAAAACGATTGTCCGTACAACGCTAGCTGTCCTTCTTGGAGCTGTTGTATATCGAATCGTTGTAACGATAGCACTGCAAGTTGGTTTTCTGGAAACTGGCGATATGAAGCTAATCACAGCATTACTCGTAATTGCTGCACTGGTCGTTCCTAAAATCATAAAAGGAAGAAAAGAAAAACTCCGAAGACAACGTAAACGAGCAGCATTAAGTGTGAAGGAGGGATAA